The genomic window ACATGTAGAGAGTTTACATGATATGTTATCACTTTCTCGGGTTACTGAATACACTACACTGCAATGGAAATGTCCATTAGATGGAAGCTTGAGATTAGCTTCCCTGAAATCGCCATTTCTGAGATGAGGTAAAAATATCTGGCTCTCAACCTCCACTAAACGTCCTGTGGAGTTAAATCACCAGCTCACCACAATGCGCATCCATGTTAACAAGTTCCAGTGCGCTTCACTTACGTGCTGAGGCAGCAGACTGTGCGCACCGACTGGAACGGAAGGTGGACCGTGGCGAACGACCGGCCCTGGTTGAACACGTCGGTGACCTGCGTGGGCAGGTAGGAAGCGCCCTGCACGATGGCCTTGCCCAGGTAGCCAAACCAGGTGCCGGGATCCTCGGCCACCCGGTTGGACTCCGGGTCCTCAAGCTTGAAGATATGCACTGTCTCAAAGTTGCTTGACGAGGCCAGGAACAGCGAGTCGGAGCTGAACGCCAACGAATAGATGTTCGCACACCTGCACGTGGTGGCGATCAGGACATAGAAATCTCTTAAACGGAACTGCTGCTCAAATGACAACTGCTTTCAGTACGATTGGTTTCACACTCGAATTCTACAAGCTTAATTATCTCTAATGGGAACTCCTGTTAAATTGAACCATTTTTAGTCCCTTCCGATTCCGTTAACTAGTCTACTGCACTTTAGAACAGCTGAGcactgggcaagttggtaatcCACAATGACAGAaacttggtgaaaaaaaaaaaatgaggacaaagaaggcacacacacaagccaACATCGGAACTGCAGGGTTAAAAAAATAACTCAATTATAATATCAATTATTCGGGCTCTTTTCAGTGTTTTCACCTCCATTTTTGTAACCCTGCATATTTGGTCAGTGCTTGTGCCTtccttgtcagtttttttttttcacacagttTACTTTAATGCTTAAGATGTTTGCAAGCCCAAGGCATGAAGTAAGAGCCTACACACCAAGACAAATCAAGCTATTGCTTTCCATACGAGACTGACGAAGCTTTGTCATTGACTTATTTAGAGATTACAGGTAATATTACCCACACCGAGAAGTGGCACAACTAGCAGCATCACCTGAAACATTTCCAGTTGTACAACAGCGCTAAAAAAAATTTCAGATAGTGAATTTGATGAGTCGTATTTGGTGTGATACTTGAAGCCACTTGGATCAACAGGAACTCTTTTACAGCACTTTAACACTGCTCGTTCTTTGTCTGTGTTCTGTCGTGCTAACTAAGAACGCAATCAAACTTGCCGAAGCTTTAACAGCAATCGTTGCATATCTTCGCCGACGTCTTGATGCGTATTCCTAAACCTTCAATAACTGTgcgttttacgtcccgaaaccatgataAAATTACGCAGAGCCTAAAGCCTTTCACTTCCATCGAATGGAGGCTGCAATGGCTGGGGTTAGATAATACAACTTTTGGGTTAGCAGCTGCGAACCGCTGCTAGACCATCACGACAGGTACCTTATCCTTTCTAATAAAAGTATGCTTCTAGAAAGTGTGTTCTGTGTCAAACTGGTGCCCTGCAAAACATTTTGCCACAGCAGTAGATAATTACCATGCTGTTAAACGAGATTAATCTCGCAGATTTTAGCTTGGTCAAAGAGTTTACGTACTGCATTTACACAATTTTCTttttatgatgactgaaactATTGTACTGAAGATGCTGCACAGAACTAACATTAATCAGAGCagcaagtaccgtatttactcgcataataggcgcacttttttttcagaaaatccggctcgaagttaggggtgcgccaattacgcggggtaaaattttcgaaaattttttcaactcggttctcgtgctttaaatctgcacacttgtcaagtaaaaggcaactttatcgtttaccaattaattcagcataaaacaaacatacctatgtaccttttaatgaacaagcgagagccgtcaactgcacacacacacgtaaaatttatttacacaaaagtcgtagctgttcctccttttccctattcggagtccgagtcggagatcacacattcatcctcgccgagcggggattcgttttcggtgtccgaatcatccgcaccccacaacatgtcatcctcactcgcatccagtgcgttcgagatacccgtcttcttgaagcttttcctgacgacttcgtcggagatcgcctgccacgcttccacgatccaagcgcacagcatttccacaggcggcctcttaatcttaccacctgtagtcagctgatgttgtcctccagccatccaggtggtgtacagccttcgaacattgtcctcgaaaggtttattcaaggacacgtctaaaggctgcagtatcgatgtgaggccacccggaatcactgccagatctgtgcgcagctcctttagctcatctcgtacACGGTCTACTAGGTACCCACGAgaactgtccaggacaagcatggacggcaccaacagaccacccggccgccgaccccagactgtttttacccaatccaccatgagttccgcgctcatccagcctttttcctggactctgacgtagacgccttgagggaattttgcctttgagagcgtcttacgtttaaaaataacgtaaggcggtagcttacgcccatctgctgtcaccgccagcattacggtgcatcgttgtttatcagcgccagacgttctgacgatgacgctccgtgcacctttctcctccactgtcgtgttccacggcatatcaaagcaaaggggggtctgatcagcgttgccgatctgggacaaaatgaagtctttctgctgtcggagctttataacaaaactgtggaagtccaccactttgtcctcatatgctgcgggcaagcgcttgcacaaggtggtccgccttcgcagtgcgaagccatggcgccgcatgaaacgagttgtccatccggagctggctttgaactcttttgcttcgatgccctgcgctcgggctattctgcgcgcctcagtctgcacaatatctAACGACACggcacagccgtcttgtcgtagctcccgtatatgccggaccagttgctcttcgacgttcggatacctgccggtcttggcaccgcggaaagcctgtcgtgtcttcttcgtcgccttaagtttttcttcttggtccctccagtaccgaatactggtttctctaacgccgaaatgcctgcttgcagcccggttgccgtgctccagcgcgtactgcactgccttcagtttaaacccagccgtgtagctcgcgtacttccccatggtggaaccaaagttcaatacacgaccacaacatacgcacaccgcttgcaaaatggcgtttctttctttttctgtgatggtggtgatggcgatcgagcccccggcgttgtacacgtgacctccaaaaagcgcaGCGATTTGgcgggtatcagtaattgatggaacagccgtttttttgttaggtcgttgcacttcgaattttttttatttgctcgtcgatttgccttctttttttcttcagggtacggggaccgcgttccaactgtaccgctggggtgtagaatcgtttctgatcacggccaagctcggggtgcgcctattatgcgcggaattaaaaaaaattgaattttccgcgaccaaactaggggtgcgcctattatgtgagtgcgccgattatgcgagtaaatacggtaaatacAATATTTTTCGGTGGAAGCAAAAAGCGACAACAAAAAAATTTTTACAGTGTTGTTAACTTTCAACAGTAAATGCGAGATTTTTCGAGCTCCCTTGAGGACTCCGACACTGTCCGCATAAATGAGTTCATGTTTTACTTTGCTCGAGTAGTTTGCCACAGGCACGCTCAACATAGCTGCAATGGCTTGCCAGTGCACTTGGGCATTTCAGATCCCATGCAGGCACTCGGTACTGAATACGTTCAGACCAACTAAAAGCTCCCCTacgtaaaaaagcaaaaaaaaaaactttgtatgTTGGGTCTAGGGCACCCACAGAGGACAATGTATTTCATTTTTATCGATAAGAAGCTATGTAGGACTCAGTAGACGGCTTTAAAATCTATGATGTCACAGTGTTTAGTGTGGGAATCGCAAGGCAGCCTCTTCACCCGCATTTCTGTTTCGCgggttttctcgcttaccaagtgtcctgtcgcggtaagagtggtgtcttcgggattgtgaaattgtacctTCCTAATAAATCCTTTCCCTCTTTAATTCCCTTTTAACGAATCGACGAGCTTAAGGCTAGGCTTTTTGCAAGAGCTCTTTTCCCCCCAACGCGACTTTCTGTCTTCCGAGAAGGCGCAATCCCCTACTCACCGCTTCATGCCCCTCCGGAACTCGTACAACTTCTGTCCGTCCGCAACACCGAAAACTCGTATGACCGTGCCCTGAAAAAGTTAGGCTTGAGTTGGCTTAGTTCACTTAGTTTTCATTACGCACGGCACTCAAAAGCGCGAAGCACACAAACCTTTTCCGAAGCCGTAGCGATAAGCGTCCCCACGGAGTTGAAAGCTAGGGCTGCCAGTTTGCTGTCATGCGCCGGGATCATCACCTTGGCTTGCTGAAAAGAAAAGCACGTGTTGATTTTATCAAAGGACGTAACATATTTGCCTGTCAATTACTTGCATCTCCATACAGGCACCCCATTTATGTTTTGATCTAGAGTGCCATACAGGAGCACAAAACGTTGCAAGTAAAAGTGCAAATATTTGTACAGTACACGGCTGTGTCCCCATTCAAAATTTCAAAGAGACTTTAATTGAATCATGCCAAGTGATTCtgtgacaaaaaagaaagactgcaacAAAAAGCTCTTTTTAAAACAGCTTGAGCGAGTGACGGAGGCTCGCACTCACCAGGTTGAGGGCATCAAAGATCTGGACCTCGCCAATCTTGTCAGATCCTGGGTATGCCAGGTAGCAGTTGTCACTGGAGGGCGACAGGGCGCACAGGCCGTCCGGATTGGGCGGAGTCTCGCGAATTGTGTGCAGCACCTGAAACCATGGCCAGGCCTGATTTCCCGGAAGGAAATTCACGCAATGCTACACGATGAATGAAACGGCACCCTTTTCAACCAAACAGAAAACTGCGCATTTCAAACGACGCAGGAGTTAGTGGTCGCTGGACGGCAACGTCTTGTGCGGAATGGATCACCTCCTAGACGGCACGGAGAGGCGACAGGTAGCAGCTTCAAGTCAGCCAATAGTTTTGCTGGGGCTCCAGGAGCAAGGCAGTTCGTTGGACATTGTCTATGCACTGCCGAGTTGTGCACACCACGGAGTTTGCTACAATATTAACCAGAGAAAACTGTAGCGCTGCAATTGTTCAGCCAATACGAGAATGATAGGTTAGGTAGCACATGAATTTGCATAGTCTTCGTGCTGCAGCTTCGAATACACTGGTGGCTTTGTGTGGTGCCGTGTTTTGGCTTTtgttcgttgaaaaaaaaaacaaatgaaacagCTCGTTGATTTCTTAGGCAGACTTCAAACGGTGACCAGAAAAAGATAATTGTGGAAAACAAAGCGAGACTGATGAACTTTCGTCGAATTTCCTCTTGCAACAGAGCGACTGCAGTCACGCAGACGCGAGAGAATGAAGCATCACGCATCGCAACTACCATAGACATAAACGTCCCATTTCCGTCTTGTGTGTTTTTATGAAGATCTACAATGCGATCGGAGGCATGCTATAGATAGCTTTAGAGACCCTCGAGAAGAGACGACTTTCGGTTCGTTCTATGTTACAGCATCTTTAAACTTCATCACTGTCAAGTTTTCATGACGTAGCGCTAATTGAGCTCGTGCATTACGATAGCACAGGAATGCATGCACAGTTGCAAACTGGTGGCAGTACATAAGAGTCAAGAGAAGTGGTACTGATGTGCAGTAACGTCTGAAgctttcgaaaaagaaaaaaaaaggtgggaaaGGAAAGACAGAAGAGTGTGATGAGAAATTCATAAATAGGGTGTGTGTGCAGGAGAAGTGGTTTTGACAAGTGGAGTCAACTTTCACAAAAAAGTAAACCCTCACTCTGCTGCCCAGAGCACCTAGTTCTTGACAAGATGCAAAGCATGTGAGCACCTTCAGTTAAAAGCACCATAAGTGATTACGTCCATCATTTTTCCTGCACTGGTTCGAACGTTATCTACACGACTGAGTGTTCATATTGTCACAAACAGTGCACTTGCGAAATGAGACAACCTGTTAATGGTAGATTAAATGGGCGTCACGGGGGCACTGCAAAAAAATTGCTGAAAGCAGTGGCACAGCATTTTAACAGACAACCGCATTACAACAGACCTCCATAGCAAAGACAATTTTCGTCTGTTGTAAAAGGAATATGTAAAATCAATAGGATGTAAAATAAAAGTGATAGACACTCAATTGGTCTGTTATAACCAGAGGGAATTACTAGTCAGGAACGGGTTTACACTTAGTTTCACACTTTCCGTTAATACAAACGGAAATGGACAAAGAAAGACATAGAAGAGTAAAGatcaagagagaaagagaaacaaaaaaaagagatgcaAGAGAAGAACAAGCAAGAAATAGAGAGATATGGAAAGTAAAGAAGTAGAAACAGAGCACACATTCCTAGCCAAGCCAGAACCAGTTCAGTTCTGACCAGCTCCGCTGCGCCTAAGCCTTGTGGGACTCACCGAATGCTGCGCAACTTTCTCGCTACAAACACATTCCAGCCAAAAGACTCGCGGCATATACCTTCATGTCCCGAATGTTGTGTATGTAGAGGCTCTCCTCGAGGCACACAACAAGGCGCGCCCGGTTGAGCCGCACGGCCAGGATGCTATTGCTGTAGGAGTAATTGCAGATCTCGGACTCCTTCTTGAAGTGGCACATCTTGAGCTTCCGCAGGGACGCCGTGCTGACGAGGGACACCAGGCTGGACAGGAAGAGGCGCTCGACCAGGGCCATGCCTTCCTCTTCTGCAAAGAGGACAGCAAAACTGCGTACTCGCATTTCACACATAGCGTACACCATTCTGGAGGCTAGCGAGACATTTTGCAGCCGATGAGCCTATGTGTTCGCAGTAACAAATACAATCATACCTCGACATAACAAACCCGGGCacaacgaaatattggttataacgaagtataTCACGAATCGTCTTGCAATAGTTATACATTACTACTCAAAATAtattcttcttttcctttctagGCTCTGTATTAAATGAGCATGTTTTGCAACTTAAAAGAAAACAAACCCCCTTGTACAGTTCTTGCTACACGGCTGGATCGGTTTACATGTTTATGTTTTTATTCTTCAACTTGTAGGATGTCGAGACACGTCATGCAGAGACGCATGCTCCACTCGCACTGGCGTTTACGACGACAAGAGCTGACCGCGAGAGGCACGGAGTGATACAATTTGCTGACCGAACtacttgcatagcttccacagcgttgcacctgataaGTGAAACTGAGAGTAACTTCCATTACTGTGGTACACTAGCCTTTCATCCGTGCAAGGAGGAAGTAGTGCTAAGTGAATTCTGTTGTAATCATAAGCACTTTTCCCCAGTTAATATATCTCCAATGCTCACTAAACTAAAAGTTCGATCTCCCTGTACAAAGTATTTGGTTTGCCACAGCAGTGACGCTAGCACCTTATGTGCGATGTCAGTAAGTTTCAGCAACACGAACATATGTCTAAGGGGAAATCTACCGAAATATGTGAAAGAGACTTGACGTCAACTAAACGAACAAATCTAACTGGATGGGGCACTTAAGCAGATCCTCTCTCAGTGGGACAGCAACGACTGAGGGGCAGTGCTTATTCATTTGTTAGGTTGTAACTGGCTACAGTATTTAGATCAAGGTATAGACTCATCTATTTCACCTTAGCACGATTGTTTGTTGGCAGAGTTTGCATGATATCCTAAGAATGCTATGGATGAGGACGCATGAGGCGTATGCGATCACACAAGCATTCATGCTGTACTCTTCGCTAACACGAGGACTTTTGCCAAGTTTGCCTTTTGTGTCCTTTTCGATGCTCTTTCAACGCCATCTTTAAGGCCTTTAGGCATTGCAAATGATGAAAGTGGGTCACGAAACAAGACCAATGAATCACTGATTGTTTGTTGTTGCAACTTAGCGACATAACTAACCTGCATTCGGCAATCCAGGTGAAGCGTGCAGAAGATAGAAGTATTGAATTGGATGCTGCATCCATTCTATTGTCTGTTTCACAAAACTTGGTCTGTACACTGTTTTCGACACTTGAATCGCTACACCTTTAAGTGAAAGAAGTCCACAGCTTCCTCTTTAAAGAATAGCCGCCCTGGAGCCTTCCGGCAGTATGAGTCTGCTGCACCAGCCTTGGTAAACTAAGCTCTCTACAAGACTGCACAATACTTTAAGTTTTATTAAATGCCATCTTCTCTGCTTGCTGTAGCTAGTAAGGTCAGAGCTACTATCTCAACACATTCTAGCTTAATTTAAAGATAAAAGGATTCAATTTGTTGTCCACACaatcggaagaaaaaaaaaagtaagtgaaCACAACCAAGCACTCACCATTTTCATATATCTGTTCAAGCTTGTCCACATTTCCTAGGGAGAAAAACTTGTAACCTGTGTGTGTTCCAACCGAGAGCGCCcttgagagaaaagaaaaaaatgttggatTAGGTTCCAGATTACACATAGGCTAAACGTAATTTTTTAAACTCTTTCATGCACAGCACTCTCTTTTTGGTAAGAAacagtttatttgaaaaaaaaaatggcaaaatatttTAAAGAAGATCACTTTTTCATAAGTTTTCTTAGTTAAATAAATATGGGGTGGTCACTTTCTGTGCAAGTACAACACTTCATTTTTATAGTCCTTCATGATAGCTACTCTTGCAACATGCTTTCCCGGTATCAACATAGTAGGAACAGCACATACTCATATATCTAAGAGTACATCTCGAGTCCACTGTCTAACGCGCATTGAGGACAAACGGCAGCCAGAGTAAAGCAAACGTAACATGTCACATTGAAGCCCAAACGAAGTAGCGCCATCTGTGCCGGATTGCCGAAAGCTTTAAAGTATGCGTCATCCAAAATCAGACACACAGGGTTCACATGCTTCAAAAGGAAAAAATTAAGAACAGGTGGTTACCTGGGGTGACCACCAAGCTGGAAAGAGTTAAACAAAGAGCACAATATTGCCACACACAATATTGTCGTACTTCTGAGAGCACAACCTTAGAGAAAACTTGGAATGCTGGATACGACTTCTTGCTTACATAGCGCTAGTGTTCAACAGAATGTTGGGCATACTAGAGCGAGCATGCCTGAACAAGTAGGTATGAAGAAGATTAAAGGTTGTTGATTTAGTTGTGTCCAGAGTATAGGTACAAAGACTGCTAAAAATAGTATGCTGTGGCCTGCGACACTGATTAATTTCGTTAGAGGCAGTTTTTACCCACTATCTAATCTCTCAAGGTTATCGCACTGTGTGTAGGAAAGACAAGACTATCCCTACACTGCAGTACTATCACTGGTGTATGTTGGAGAAGGTACACAGGCTGCAACATTGATTAGACAAGGAATCTGTGGGCGAATCAACAACAATGTTCCCAGACTTTTTAGATATGTGCAAGTGTGCATATCACAGCACGCTGAAAGATTGTGCAGCGATGGTTGGTTAGTTATATCCTAATAAAGAACTGTTTGCTGCGCAGCTTTGGCATTGACTGCTTCAACGTTGTGACAGAACCCCAAGCACTTTGCCTCCTGGGATAATTCCATGCATCTTTCTCATCAAGGTCATACTTTCTGGTGAACAAGGTtaagaaagattgattgattgatatgtggggtttaacgtcccaaaaccaccatatgattatgagagacgctgcagtagAGGGCTTtgaatatttcgaccacctggggttctttaaagggccactcaccaggctccatACCTAATTAAGACCGTGGAAGTTATTGGGTGTTGGAGGAATGTTTTGCCACAAACAATTTTTGAATCTGTTCATTACGAGCTGCGAAAACTGTTTTTTGGAAGCggtgcgaaacgaggatgagaggaggcgagcttggAACCTTTGCCGCTCCTCCGCATAACCTTCGCAAGCCGATtctctttcctaccctctccggcatccaacCAAggggtcacgtgcgcatgacgtgaccgaacaagcccaacccccgtgcacacgagcggcttttttttttaagacgatagtctttttagGGGGCCTTCGCCGAATAAATTTtggtgtctgtctgtacatttgtctgtccgccctaacgatacctcaaacggcaccaaacggccaaccctattcgcagcgcccaccaatattgctaaaggtttagcgttcatagttctGCGAttatcaatcaaaaagcaattattgtggatatctgaggtgccataacaacacttcgaagttttgtatgtctgcattcatactagaagaggcacacacaagtaactataaggatagaaaaggcacacacaagtaactataaggaatgtagcatttatcgcgctgcgctgacagtgcaacgcgatgctcaaaaatgtgtttccaacgctttgctacgacgtcaaggtagtggcacctgcccgttgctttgcgttgtacacgttatcacctccgagactcgcgcgcacctttctccgcgggctgcacgccttcgttttttaagataattgccagatggcgcttgtgcctaacgtgcctcaatgcgtTCGTTCGCTTCCGCTACACACTCGAGCCACTCTAacccagcgcctccagaataccattcatcgatttcttgtgcagaacatcaaataaattttttgttcactctctccagacgcaagactatcgtctttcgactacatttgcggtgtaaca from Rhipicephalus microplus isolate Deutch F79 chromosome 7, USDA_Rmic, whole genome shotgun sequence includes these protein-coding regions:
- the Atg18a gene encoding autophagy-related 18a isoform X2, whose amino-acid sequence is MQSLATNLNNIGEGVKQGVGGLMNLAAEGGEHTPYINYVNFNQDGTALSVGTHTGYKFFSLGNVDKLEQIYENEEEGMALVERLFLSSLVSLVSTASLRKLKMCHFKKESEICNYSYSNSILAVRLNRARLVVCLEESLYIHNIRDMKVLHTIRETPPNPDGLCALSPSSDNCYLAYPGSDKIGEVQIFDALNLQAKVMIPAHDSKLAALAFNSVGTLIATASEKGTVIRVFGVADGQKLYEFRRGMKRCANIYSLAFSSDSLFLASSSNFETVHIFKLEDPESNRVAEDPGTWFGYLGKAIVQGASYLPTQVTDVFNQGRSFATVHLPFQSVRTVCCLSTIQKIPRVLVATADGYLYVYNLDPVEGGDCSLYSQHRLDGQPNTTTTPSQSGDAGSDQTTAQGAASQPTPAARKLDSQDAAGMVSLSPPTNAALRLTDDSEFPPVSQKCN
- the Atg18a gene encoding autophagy-related 18a isoform X4, with product MQSLATNLNNIGEGVKQGVGGLMNLAAEGGEHTPYINYVNFNQDGTALSVGTHTGYKFFSLGNVDKLEQIYENEEEGMALVERLFLSSLVSLVSTASLRKLKMCHFKKESEICNYSYSNSILAVRLNRARLVVCLEESLYIHNIRDMKVLHTIRETPPNPDGLCALSPSSDNCYLAYPGSDKIGEVQIFDALNLQAKVMIPAHDSKLAALAFNSVGTLIATASEKGTVIRVFGVADGQKLYEFRRGMKRCANIYSLAFSSDSLFLASSSNFETVHIFKLEDPESNRVAEDPGTWFGYLGKAIVQGASYLPTQVTDVFNQGRSFATVHLPFQSVRTVCCLSTIQKIPRVLVATADGYLYVYNLDPVEGGDCSLYSQHRLDGQPNTTTTPSQSGDAGSDQTTAQGAASQPTPAARKLDSQDSSSDK
- the Atg18a gene encoding autophagy-related 18a isoform X3 gives rise to the protein MQSLATNLNNIGEGVKQGVGGLMNLAAEGGEHTPYINYVNFNQDGTALSVGTHTGYKFFSLGNVDKLEQIYENEEEGMALVERLFLSSLVSLVSTASLRKLKMCHFKKESEICNYSYSNSILAVRLNRARLVVCLEESLYIHNIRDMKVLHTIRETPPNPDGLCALSPSSDNCYLAYPGSDKIGEVQIFDALNLQAKVMIPAHDSKLAALAFNSVGTLIATASEKGTVIRVFGVADGQKLYEFRRGMKRCANIYSLAFSSDSLFLASSSNFETVHIFKLEDPESNRVAEDPGTWFGYLGKAIVQGASYLPTQVTDVFNQGRSFATVHLPFQSVRTVCCLSTIQKIPRVLVATADGYLYVYNLDPVEGGDCSLYSQHRLDGQPNTTTTPSQSGDAGSDQTTAQGAASQPTPAARKLDSQGLSSYAAVVRGYQDQTPADSSSDK
- the Atg18a gene encoding autophagy-related 18a isoform X1; protein product: MQSLATNLNNIGEGVKQGVGGLMNLAAEGGEHTPYINYVNFNQDGTALSVGTHTGYKFFSLGNVDKLEQIYENEEEGMALVERLFLSSLVSLVSTASLRKLKMCHFKKESEICNYSYSNSILAVRLNRARLVVCLEESLYIHNIRDMKVLHTIRETPPNPDGLCALSPSSDNCYLAYPGSDKIGEVQIFDALNLQAKVMIPAHDSKLAALAFNSVGTLIATASEKGTVIRVFGVADGQKLYEFRRGMKRCANIYSLAFSSDSLFLASSSNFETVHIFKLEDPESNRVAEDPGTWFGYLGKAIVQGASYLPTQVTDVFNQGRSFATVHLPFQSVRTVCCLSTIQKIPRVLVATADGYLYVYNLDPVEGGDCSLYSQHRLDGQPNTTTTPSQSGDAGSDQTTAQGAASQPTPAARKLDSQGLSSYAAVVRGYQDQTPADAAGMVSLSPPTNAALRLTDDSEFPPVSQKCN